The genome window TTGTCCCAGCAATTTTTTGCATTCAGCCAGCGCTGCGGCAGTATTATTTTGTACCAGATAAATCCGGTTTTTCATTAACAAAGCATTGATATCGTCAGGCTGCAGTTGCTGGGCTTTTGCCAGATAATTCAGCGCATCCTCAAACTGATGTTGCTGCTGCGCAGTATCGGCTAAAGCCAGCCAATAGGCGGCAGAGGAGGGACTGTGCGCATTTTTTAATAGTTGCTGCGCTTTATCAAAATAGCGGCTCCAGCCCGGCTGACGAGCCAGTTGCAGGTAGGCCTGTGCCAGTGTCACCTGATCCGCAGTTGACTGAGCTTGTGAGGTCTGCTGTTCCAGCTGCTTCACCCAAGAGGGCAACACAACTCGATTTTTGCTTTGCAACACCAATCCATCTTCAGGAGATGCCGCAAAAGTTATAGCAGGCAAGGCTGCTGTACCTGCCATTAAAAGAGAAACCACGGTAATGCATGCTGTTTTTTGTAACATCATCTGCTCCATAAAAGCCCCGGTCAGACCGGGGCTTGCTTACTTCAGTCCATTGTTACTGAAACACTTCAGCGTAATCCGCTGTATCTTCAGTGTCCTGAGTAAAATCCCGCCCATTGGTCGATAAGGCCATGTCAGTTTCCTGTTGAGCAAAAGCTGCTTTGCTGTATTGCAGGAAAGAGACAATAGCTCTGTCGACTTCTACGCGGATTGTCGCGCTTGCGGTGAACTCTCCATCTGTGACCCGGGCGACAAAACTGTCGCTGCCTGTATATTCAGCTTTGGGTTGGTAAACAAAATCACCATTGCTGTTCAGTGTCAGACTGCCATTGGCTGGCTGAGAGTCGATGCTATAGCTCAGCATATCTCCGTCTGGATCTGTGGCCATCAGTTTATCCATCACTTGTGTCTCTGTTTCTGTCACAAAACTGGCTTCAGCAAATACAGGTGCCGAATTTTTTTGTCGTCAGAACCACAAGCGGATAAAAACACTAAAGGGAAAAGCCATATTAATTTACGCATTATCCAGCTCCTTCTTAGTTAGGTGAACCAGCCAGTGGTGCACGTAAATAGGGGAAACTGCTGTCTATCATGCTGGCATCCAGCGGAGCACCATCTGTAAAAGGCACATTACCTACGGCCGCATCTGCAGGTTCACAGAGTCCCAGATTAGTCGGTGTGCCATTGACCGGAATGTCATGACACAAAGCGCCCATCATGACCCGCAGCGCAATATCAACTACATCATCACCAGGGCGACGACCATTAGGGAAACCAGCTAAATCGTTGCCTGCAACACCAAAAGCAGATTGACTGGCTGCTGGCGTAGCCGCTATGGCCGTATTTAACCGCAGCATTTCAGACGGCGTGACTGTACTTAACTGATTCACACCAGGCACACCTGTTAAAAATGCCGTCACTAAGTCGTTGCGTGGAAAATTGGTGGGTGCTAAATCCTCGATGCTGGTGCCCAGCGTTGCATTGACAGCGTCTTTAAACAGCACGTTCAGCAGAGCGGGTAAGCTAGGATGGGTCACATAGTCGGCAAACTGACCATCGTCTTTCGGGTGACTGGCTGAGAATTTATCTTTATCCGCCACACCTATGACCAGCTCATTCACCAGCGGGTTACTTAAACGCGAAACCTGCACTAAAGCGCCGCCATTGACTTCTGTGTTATCAAAAGCCGGATTGGGGTTTAAGATCCTCGCTTGTGGCAGACTGGCTGTGGTCCAGGCTCCAATCACACCGTTACCGGTTCCTGTGATACAAGAGGTTGGCAGTTCCAATGCCAGTGTGGTGACATTTTTACCGCGTAAATCATCATTGGCTGAGTTTTGTGTAATACCACCTGGGAAGCCAGCATCATCAGCTGCACCAGGAGCACTGTCGCCTTCAACCGGAACATAATTCACTAAATCGAAAGTTTCACCCAGGTTTACAACAAAAGGATCTTTACGCTGTCCGACAAAAACACGGGCTTTAGCTTCACAGCCTGGCAAGCTGGCTTCGTACATGTATTGATTGGCATAACTTTGGTACGCTGCGCTGTTACCGAAGGTTTTTTCGCCAATATAATCGTAAGGTTTGGTAAAACTACCGTCAGCAGAGCCTGAACTTAAGGCGGTTTTAGTGCCGCTTTGCTGCGGACCTGTCACCAGACTTAATTGATAGGTTTCGATAAAGTTTAATGCCGCAGAGTTACCTGCACTGATAGCACCGACGTTTTTCAGTGGTACAGCAACCATTTTTTGGTTGTCGGCCGGACCTATAGGAAGTTTTACTCCCATGTTGTCATTGGCCAGTTGCTGGCTAAAGCGGAACTGGAAGGTCAGATCTTCTAACGCATCCCCGGTGTTATCGATGTGGATGCTATACACAGCCGCAGGGTCGAGCGCAAAGTAGTTAGGTCCGCCTTGTGGGTCCTGCAGCGGGATATAGTTTGCAAGCACAGTGACATAACCAGCTCGCCCAGCTTCGTAACTGTTAAATACGTAAAAGTCGGTCGAATCGAGTGTTGGCAGGCGGGTAATATTTGGAGCCTCCCTGTGACTGGATGCCTGAGCCATACCTGATAAGGCAATCGCGACGGCGAGACTGATGGTGCTTATGGTCTTTTGTAGTTTCATCATTGTATTCCTCTGTTGATGTTGCAGAGGGAGTAACGACAAAGTGTTTTTTTTGGATGCAGCAAAAAGAAAATAAATAAATTATTTTTTTCAGGCCGTTTTAGCGGCTGAGAAAAACAGGACAAACAGGCATAAAAAAACGGAACCTGATGGCTCCGTTCTTATTCAATAACAAAATTCATCACTCAAGTCAGAGTGTCATTAATTCGCTGGTGTGCAGCACAACTCCGGTCGGCTGCCCTGTAGGTGAGCCTCCTTTAGGTTCTAAACTGACCGCAAGGACCGCCACCATTAAACCTGCCGCAGCTTTTGGCCATGGATAACTGGCTTTGCCACTTTGTGGTAATAACCCCAGTGAAATAGGGGGTTGGCCTGAGGTCGGTAGCATCCAGAGTTCATAATCATGCGCCGGATCGGCAGGCACAGCAGCAGTGGCTTGCAGTACCACTGTGTCCCCTTGTTTTGAAACTAACCACAAGGCTTTCGCCTCTTTGGTTTGGATCACGGCCAGCTCCACTGGTGCTGTAGCCGGAGGAGGCAGTAGTAACACCAGAGCCAGACAAGCGGCAGCAGCCACTGCAACCCAGTTTGCCGGATGAAGCCAGTTACTGCTGGGTTTTAGTTGCACCACCTCTGCGGTTTGCCAGCCTAGGCGTTGTTGCAGCTTTTGCCACAGACTCTCATCAGGCTCTACCGCCGGCAAAGACTCTGCCAGTGGATTTAAATGTTGTTCCCAGCGCCATACCGACTCACGAGCTTGTTGCTGTTGCATCAATAGCCGCTGAAACCTTTGCCTGGCTTTGCCCCTCATGCCCCCGAGTACATAGTTCACACTTAAGGCGTCCAGCCGTTCTTGTTGTAAATAATTCATGCTTCAAGACACCTCTTTAAGCGGGCTAATCCCCGGCGGATCCAACTTTTGACTGAACCTAAAGGCGCGCCGGTATGGCTTGTGATTTCGTGATGTGTAAGGCCGTTTACAAAAGCCAAATAAATAGACTGACGATGCTCAGCCTCCAATGCAGACATACAGTCATCCAGCTTGACCTTTTCCCTGACCAGGCTGACAGACTCCCCCTCGTTATCGTCCGGGCTCCAGTCCGGATCCAGCTCTATATGTTCGGCTTTAAATTGTCGGGTTTTGATCAGATCCAAGGCCCGGTAACGTGTGATACTGATCATCCAGGTCATCACTGTGCCTTTGTCGGTATGATAATCTGACGCATTGTGCCAGATGCGGACAAAGGCATCCTGCAATACATCTTCCGCCCAGTCCCGACGTCTGAGCAATTGCAGGCTTACGGCAAAAAGTTTTCCTGATGTTGCTTTATAAAGTTGTGCAAAGGCGCTTTTATCGCCCTGTGCAGTGGCTTGAAGCCATTGGATCAACTGTTCCTGTGGTCCCATTTGTTATTTTTCCACTCCGTTACTTTGACATCTATATCAGCTACGACCGGCACAGCGCTTTGGATGCACTCTGGTGAAACTTTTTTGTTGCCGCTAAGATAGCCGCCAACCGAAATAACAAGGCGCTGGTATGTCATCCTGGGTAACAGCTTTATTAGATTCTGCAGTGGGCCGCTGGTGTGGTGTGCCGCAGGCCACTGCTTTGCAACGTGCTTCAGGCGAAGAGCAGTGTTTTAGCGGCACTGTGCTGCTGTGTGGCAAAACATCAGAACACAGTGTGCTGTTACGCCAGCATCTGAGCGCTTTGCCGGATATTCGTTTTGATGAGAGTTCAGAGCAGCCACTACAGGTCATTATTTTTGATGGCACAGCACTGCAAAGTACTGCACAACTTGATTTACTCTGGCAGCAATTACACTCTGTGTTGCCCCGTTTAGCGAAGAATGGTCGTTTTATTGTGCTTGCGCGGTCAGTGTTGCATGCAGCAGATGCCGATGCAGCCGCAGCTGCTGGGGCTTTATCAGGCTTTACCCGCTCCATTGCAAAAGAACTTGGACGTTTTGGCAGTACAGCAAACTTATTATCATTAGATCAGGGCGTGCAGCAGAGCCTGTTGCCTGTGGCTGAATTTTTTCTGTCTAAAGCTTCGGCTTATGTGACTGGGCAAGTAGTATCTGTGCGTGCGGCAAAAATCACGCAAGTGAACTCTTGGCAAAAACCACTACAAGGTAAAACCGCCTTGGTGACAGGTGCGGCCCGTGGCATAGGTGCTGCTATAGCGAAAACGCTGACAGAGCAGGGCGCTAAAGTGATAGGGCTGGATATTCCGCAAGCAGAACAGGCGCTGGTTGCCTTGATGCAGCAGTTAGAGGGCAAACCTCTGTTACTGGATATCAGTCAGGCCACTAGTGCTGAACTAGTCAGTGATTGGCTGACACAAGAAGGAATAAAGTTGGATATTCTGGTCCACAATGCCGGTATTACCCGCGATAAATTATTCCATCGCATGACGGAAACACAGTGGACTCAAACTCTTGATATCAATCTGCGTGCTGTGCAGCGTATCAATACAATGCTGCTGGAAAGGCAACAGATCCAAACCGAAGGCAGGGTAGTGCTGCTCTCATCAATGAATGGTTTAGCCGGACAAAAAGGTCAGACCAACTATGCCAGTTCAAAAGCCGCTTTGGTGGGATATTGCCAGTTTATGGCGACACAAAATCAGTGGGGCATTACTTTTAACGCCATAGCCCCTGGTTTTATTGAAACTCAAATGACAGCGGCTATGCCAGCTATTCCCCGCGAAGTAGGGCGCAGACTTAATTCCCTGAATCAGGCTGGAGTGCCTGAAGATGTGGCTTTGGCCGTGGCTTTTTTTGCGCGGCCAGATGCTGCGGGTTTAAACGGCTCTGTGCTTAGAGTCTGTGGTCAGTGTTTTATTGGTGCTTGATCCATTAGTACCAGGGCCATTCGCAGCAGAACCGACACAAGCAGCTGCCCATACGTCAGGCGGCATCCAGGCTTTTTTCCATGGCATAAACTGCTCTGCAGGCATAGGGCGGGCTATGCCATAGCCCTGCGCATGAGTACAACCTAATTGTAGTAATAACTCGCCATGTTCTGTGGTTTCAACACCTTCGGCCACAATTTCGCGTTTAAACTCATTGGCCAGCACAATAATACCTTTAAGGATGGCTAAATCATCCGGGTCGACTAACATATCGCGGACAAAACTCTGGTCGATTTTTAATACTGTTGCAGGTAGTCGTTTTAAGTAGGTCAAAGACGAATAGCCTGTACCAAAATCGTCCAGCGCAAAACTGACACCACTGCGGATACAGGCCTGCATCACAGCTTGCACATGAGTTAAATCATTCAGCGCGCTGGTTTCTAAAATTTCCAGCTGCAATAACGAAGCAGGGACATCAGAATAAAAATGCAGTAACAGCTGCAGGC of Rheinheimera sp. MM224 contains these proteins:
- a CDS encoding cadherin-like domain-containing protein — translated: MTETETQVMDKLMATDPDGDMLSYSIDSQPANGSLTLNSNGDFVYQPKAEYTGSDSFVARVTDGEFTASATIRVEVDRAIVSFLQYSKAAFAQQETDMALSTNGRDFTQDTEDTADYAEVFQ
- a CDS encoding DUF4331 domain-containing protein is translated as MMKLQKTISTISLAVAIALSGMAQASSHREAPNITRLPTLDSTDFYVFNSYEAGRAGYVTVLANYIPLQDPQGGPNYFALDPAAVYSIHIDNTGDALEDLTFQFRFSQQLANDNMGVKLPIGPADNQKMVAVPLKNVGAISAGNSAALNFIETYQLSLVTGPQQSGTKTALSSGSADGSFTKPYDYIGEKTFGNSAAYQSYANQYMYEASLPGCEAKARVFVGQRKDPFVVNLGETFDLVNYVPVEGDSAPGAADDAGFPGGITQNSANDDLRGKNVTTLALELPTSCITGTGNGVIGAWTTASLPQARILNPNPAFDNTEVNGGALVQVSRLSNPLVNELVIGVADKDKFSASHPKDDGQFADYVTHPSLPALLNVLFKDAVNATLGTSIEDLAPTNFPRNDLVTAFLTGVPGVNQLSTVTPSEMLRLNTAIAATPAASQSAFGVAGNDLAGFPNGRRPGDDVVDIALRVMMGALCHDIPVNGTPTNLGLCEPADAAVGNVPFTDGAPLDASMIDSSFPYLRAPLAGSPN
- a CDS encoding anti-sigma factor domain-containing protein; translated protein: MNYLQQERLDALSVNYVLGGMRGKARQRFQRLLMQQQQARESVWRWEQHLNPLAESLPAVEPDESLWQKLQQRLGWQTAEVVQLKPSSNWLHPANWVAVAAAACLALVLLLPPPATAPVELAVIQTKEAKALWLVSKQGDTVVLQATAAVPADPAHDYELWMLPTSGQPPISLGLLPQSGKASYPWPKAAAGLMVAVLAVSLEPKGGSPTGQPTGVVLHTSELMTL
- a CDS encoding sigma-70 family RNA polymerase sigma factor, whose translation is MGPQEQLIQWLQATAQGDKSAFAQLYKATSGKLFAVSLQLLRRRDWAEDVLQDAFVRIWHNASDYHTDKGTVMTWMISITRYRALDLIKTRQFKAEHIELDPDWSPDDNEGESVSLVREKVKLDDCMSALEAEHRQSIYLAFVNGLTHHEITSHTGAPLGSVKSWIRRGLARLKRCLEA
- a CDS encoding 3-oxoacyl-ACP reductase, whose protein sequence is MSSWVTALLDSAVGRWCGVPQATALQRASGEEQCFSGTVLLCGKTSEHSVLLRQHLSALPDIRFDESSEQPLQVIIFDGTALQSTAQLDLLWQQLHSVLPRLAKNGRFIVLARSVLHAADADAAAAAGALSGFTRSIAKELGRFGSTANLLSLDQGVQQSLLPVAEFFLSKASAYVTGQVVSVRAAKITQVNSWQKPLQGKTALVTGAARGIGAAIAKTLTEQGAKVIGLDIPQAEQALVALMQQLEGKPLLLDISQATSAELVSDWLTQEGIKLDILVHNAGITRDKLFHRMTETQWTQTLDINLRAVQRINTMLLERQQIQTEGRVVLLSSMNGLAGQKGQTNYASSKAALVGYCQFMATQNQWGITFNAIAPGFIETQMTAAMPAIPREVGRRLNSLNQAGVPEDVALAVAFFARPDAAGLNGSVLRVCGQCFIGA